The Haloplanus natans DSM 17983 genome has a segment encoding these proteins:
- a CDS encoding type II toxin-antitoxin system death-on-curing family toxin: MDEEPESISYLSAGDIRDIHELIVESNADTAAGISSPGDIEYTVEHIQEGHFGHAPKSLHETAYQLLRLIAANHPFVDGNKRTALMSTRIFYALNGLRFDYDREIKEILKALATDEASVDADDVIKYLRAHTEALAPEYEATINLWLARIEGPDQPPTEHDTVDQQSNEPNDYDHDPHSEE; this comes from the coding sequence ATGGACGAGGAACCGGAGTCAATCAGCTATTTGTCGGCTGGTGATATCCGTGACATCCACGAGTTAATCGTGGAGTCAAATGCGGACACAGCGGCGGGCATCTCTTCACCAGGAGATATCGAATATACCGTTGAACATATCCAAGAAGGCCATTTCGGCCACGCACCCAAGTCGCTCCACGAGACGGCATATCAGCTGCTACGGCTTATTGCGGCAAATCATCCGTTCGTCGATGGCAACAAGCGAACGGCACTCATGTCGACCCGGATCTTCTACGCGCTGAATGGGCTGCGATTCGACTATGATCGGGAGATCAAAGAGATCCTGAAGGCGCTCGCAACGGATGAGGCCAGTGTCGATGCGGACGACGTGATCAAGTATCTCCGAGCGCACACAGAGGCGCTTGCTCCGGAGTACGAGGCGACCATCAACCTGTGGCTGGCACGTATTGAGGGTCCAGACCAGCCCCCCACGGAGCACGACACAGTCGATCAGCAATCCAACGAACCAAACGATTATGACCACGACCCCCATAGTGAGGAGTAA
- a CDS encoding SWIM zinc finger family protein yields MDVTEDTVRGVCTDAVFERGERYLAEGRIREMHRVDTTVTAVVSGSRQYDVRVDLAADEFAPRCDCPYDGPGTCKHVVAVLLRCVDDRPPDEGARLDAALDGADIDELRAFLREELVTDADLRDRFLAQAGESTRRSVDELRTSIDRRFEERNPEYHVVFEHIDFTQWFNLANEYREQGRYASAATVYRALVESLDDNMERVDGAYDHFSSAFSRALDGYVDCVAATERDADAVTNAVKFLDERATSGTPFLAEHFERAAVELRGKAGEQSCE; encoded by the coding sequence ATGGACGTAACCGAGGACACGGTTCGGGGCGTCTGCACGGACGCGGTCTTCGAACGCGGTGAACGCTACCTCGCGGAGGGCCGGATCCGCGAGATGCACCGCGTCGACACCACCGTCACCGCCGTCGTGAGCGGCAGCCGTCAGTACGATGTCCGTGTCGACCTCGCCGCCGACGAGTTTGCCCCGCGGTGCGACTGTCCGTACGACGGGCCGGGAACGTGCAAGCACGTCGTCGCCGTGTTGCTTCGATGTGTGGACGACCGTCCCCCGGACGAGGGCGCTCGACTCGACGCCGCACTCGACGGTGCCGACATCGACGAACTCCGCGCGTTCCTGCGTGAAGAACTCGTGACCGATGCGGATCTCCGCGACCGGTTTCTCGCCCAAGCCGGTGAGTCGACGAGGCGGTCGGTCGACGAACTTCGCACCTCGATCGACCGGCGGTTCGAGGAGCGGAACCCTGAGTACCACGTCGTCTTCGAGCACATCGACTTCACGCAGTGGTTCAACCTCGCGAACGAGTACCGCGAGCAGGGGCGGTACGCGTCGGCGGCGACCGTCTACCGGGCACTCGTCGAGTCGCTCGACGACAACATGGAGCGCGTCGACGGTGCGTACGATCACTTCTCGAGTGCGTTCAGTCGGGCACTCGACGGGTACGTCGACTGTGTCGCGGCCACGGAACGCGACGCTGATGCGGTCACTAACGCTGTCAAATTCCTCGACGAGCGGGCGACATCGGGAACGCCGTTCCTCGCGGAACACTTCGAGCGTGCAGCGGTCGAACTCCGGGGAAAGGCGGGCGAGCAGTCATGCGAGTAA
- the tnpA gene encoding IS200/IS605 family transposase: protein MKYNLEKGSQTVYALQYHFVTVTKYRADILTDEIAERIGEIASDISEDFGVSIQNVNGGSDHVHILFTAKPTTNLTKFINSLKGVSSRKIRDEYPETRQALDSAFWQPGYFLATTGQVSIDVLMEYVEDQ, encoded by the coding sequence ATGAAGTACAACCTCGAAAAAGGGTCGCAAACGGTCTACGCGCTCCAATACCACTTTGTGACCGTCACAAAGTACCGCGCGGACATCCTCACCGACGAGATAGCCGAACGCATCGGTGAGATTGCCAGCGACATCTCCGAGGACTTCGGCGTGAGCATCCAGAACGTCAACGGCGGTTCCGACCATGTTCACATCCTGTTCACGGCGAAGCCCACCACGAACCTCACCAAGTTCATCAACTCGCTCAAAGGCGTCTCGTCTCGCAAGATTCGGGACGAATACCCCGAGACTCGGCAGGCGCTCGACAGCGCGTTCTGGCAACCGGGGTACTTCCTCGCAACCACCGGACAGGTGAGCATCGACGTGCTGATGGAGTACGTGGAGGACCAGTAG